The genomic region GGACACCGTATTACTTTACCTCGTGATTATACTGAAATAGGGGAAATAAAAGTAGTACTTTTGGAATTGGCCGAAGCAGTTTGCCGCAGGGCCAGACTTAAAAATTATCAGGGAAAAACCATTTCCCTTTATGTGAAAGGTGCTGATTTTACAAGAATAAATCGTTCCACATCTTTAACTGAGCCCACCGCCTATCCCCCCTTTATTTATGATCTAGCCCTTCATTTATTTAAACAGCACTGGTCTTTCACTAAACCGGTACGTGCCCTAGGCATTTCCTTAAGTAATCTAAAAAACTGCCCACTTCAGCCCTCTCTTTTTACTTCTCAAGAAAAGCTCTATGAAACCATTGACCACATAAAAAACAAATTTGGGGAGAAAAGTCTTTTACGCGGCAGCTTTCTTTTAAATGAAGCCGTTTTTTATGCCCCGGAAAATGATAATCGCTCACCTTTCATGGTAGAATAGACAAGAGGTGAGAAAATGATTCCTTTACGCGATAGTACCCGCTCCCGCACTTTTCCGCTAGTCACTATCAGTTTGATCCTTTTAAATCTTTATTTCTTTTATCAGCAGGCAAGTAGTACACCCCAAGAAATGGAACAACTAATTTTAAACTATGGTTTTACACCAGCTTTACTTACCGAACAAATAAAAAACTATTCCTTATGGGGTTTTTTTCATCCCCCTCTACTTACTGCCATCTTTCTGCACGGCAGTTGGTTTCATCTACTTTCAAATATGCTTTATTTATGGATTTTCGGAGATAATATCGAAGATAAATTAGGTCATTTTCGTTTTCTACTTTTTTATTTATTTACCGGTATAATCGCCAACCTCATTTATTATTTAACTGCCATAAATTCACCCCTACCTCTAGTAGGGGCTAGTGGAGCCATCGCCGGCATCCTAGGAGCCTATTTCATTACTTTTCCACGGGCTAAAATTACTACTCTCTTTTTCGTTTTCATCTTTGTTTTCCTGCGGCAAATACCGGCCGTCTTTTTTCTTTTTGTCTGGTTTGTCCTCCAAGTAATAAACGGAATAGGGACCATGAATAGTCCTATTGCTTGGTGGGCCCATATTGGCGGTTTTATCAGTGGTTTTATACTAATGCCTTTTTTAAAGAAACACAGGCTTTTCTAAATCATCTATTATGGAGTATAATATAATAAAAAAAGGAGGTCAGTAAATGAAAGCTATTTTACTTATTCTTGCACTTATCTTACTTTTCATTATCTTTATCTATAATCGTTTAATTACTTTACGTAATGCAGTAAAAAATAATTGGGCCAGAATTGATACCCAATTACAACGACGGTATGATTTAATTCCTAATTTAATCGAAACCGTCAAAGGCTACACAGCTCATGAAAAGGAGGTTTTAGAATCAGTAACCAAAGCTCGCACTGCCTTTCTTAATGCTGATACTATCGCAGCAACTGCCGAGGCAGAAAATATGTTAAGTGGAGCCTTAAAATCACTTTTCGCTGTTTCAGAAAATTATCCGGACTTAAAGGCATCTCAAAACTTTTTAATGCTTCAGGAGGAATTAGCTGGTACAGAAAATAAAATTAGTTATGCTAGACAAAGCTATAATAATGCAGTCATGGACTATCATGTAGCTAGACAAAAATTTCCGGCCAATTTAATCGCCAACTTATTTAATTTTAAAGAAGCGGAATTCTTTACTTTAAAAGATGAAACAGCACGAAAACCTGTGAAAGTGAGTTTTTAGCTATGCGTGATTATCAACTTATTGAAAAAAACAAGAAAAAAACCCTAGGCTTCATTATTTTTTTCTGTTTATTAATTACCATTTTGGTCTTTACCATCAGTTATCTATTTTCACCGGAAAGTGCCTATCTATTAAGTGGTCTAGCTCTATTATTGGCTTTCTTTGGTAGTTTCTTTTCCTATTATTATAGTGATCAAATCTTATTAAAAATGGCTAATGCTCATCCGGTTAATCCCAATGAAGATCATTATTTACATCATACCATCGAAGGAGTAGCCATAGCTGCCGGACTGCCTGTACCCAAAGCCTATATTATTGAAACTGATATTCCCAATGCCTTTGCTACCGGCAGGAATCCTGAAAATGCGGCTATCGCCGTCACCCGAGGACTTTTACAAATTATGAATCGCGAAGAACTAGAAGGTGTTCTAGCTCATGAAATGGCCCATATCAAAAATTATGATATTCTTTTTTCCAGTATAGCCATTATCCTAGCTGGTACCATCATTTATTTAGCTGCTTTCGTCCGCCGCTCCGTTTTTTATGGTAGTAGTAAACAGCGCCAGGAAAAGAATAATGCCAATCCCATTTTAATTGTTCTCGGTTTATTAACCATTATTTTCGCACCTTTAATTGCCAAAATAATTCAACTAGCCTTTTCCCGCAGCCGTGAATATTTAGCTGATGCTACCGCTGCTCGCCTGTTGGGCTATCCTTTAGGATTAGCTTCAGCTTTAGAAAAACTAGCCACTAACCAAAAACCTAAACAAGCCAGTCGAGAAGGCTTTGCCAATGAAGCCACTGTAGGTCTCTTTATTATTAATCCTTTTACTCGTAATTTTAATACTGATTCAATTTTTAGCACTCATCCACCACTAGAACAAAGAATCGAAATTTTAAGGAAAATGTAAACCTATTCAGCGGTTATATTCATAAACCTCTTTAGCCAAATATTGCTTAGTTTTCTTCTCTAGCTGACCCCATTCTTTTAATGGGGTTTCTTTTTTGGACCGGCGATTTAAACGGGCAAATTCGGGAAATATTTTAGTACTATTATCAACAATAATTCCATATTCTTGATTTAATTCACCCAAGCGAATTAAACTATCCCCACCAAAAGGATGCCATTCCAATCTGGCTAAACGCTTCATTTTTTCAGGGGCGAAAAAGGCTCCTTTTTCTCTAAATTCCTGCCAAAGCTTTTTACTTTCTACACACAAATCCTGATAATTAGCTAACTCACTAGGTGTAACCGTTTTAATTATTTTACCGTTACCCAAGCTTCTTACAACATATGGTTTGGGGCGATTCGACTGTTCACCTTGAAACAAAGCCTGATAATTTTCAAAATAGTATTCCAAAGCCACTGTTTCAATTTGAGTAACTATTTCCGCTGTTTTAGGATCCTGTGGTTTAAAATAATTTAAATATGCACCTGCATATAAATTAAAATAATAGTTTTCTTTTGCCAATGTTAGTTCAAAATCCCCACCCGGCTCAGCACTTTCAATTCCAACTTTACAGGGACCTTCTGCACCATCATAGCCCCAAAAAACATGCCGATTATTAATTTCCCCATAGGGAATAACGAAAACAGGCAAATAACGGGTAGATCTAATTTGCCAACTCACTATTTCCTTTAATCCACAGCTTTCATAATGAAATTTCATTAACCGAACAGCTTCCCGAGCACGATAATCACCATATGTTTGTGTATCAGCAATTAATTCTTTTAATTGTTCTTCTGGAAAATTGGGTCCCATTAATTTCAATCCATATAAAAGACGGGATTTATGCTCAACCTGTTTTTCAGCTAACTCTACATTTTCACGCGGATAAATTTTTTTTAATTTTTGGGCAATCCTTCTTAATTCTCTTCTTTCCTCTTTAAAAAGATCGCGATTTATAAAATAATTTACTTCCAAACTATAATAAGCTTCCGGACGTGCTTTTTCATCTAAATATTCCTCCATAACTGTTCTAATTTGATTAGTAAAAATATTATTTTCCATCAGCATTAAACCCCTTCCTAATAGTTTGTAAGTATTTTAACATCAATTCAGACTACTTTCAATAAAATATTTTAAAACAACCCAGAGGATAAATATCTTTCTCCCCCATCTGGCAAAAGAACGACAAGCAACTTCCCTTCATTTTCTTGGCGTGAAGCCACTTTTAAGGCAGCATGTACCGCGGCACCAGAAGAAATACCGACTAATAAACCTTCGCTTTGAGCTAAATCACGACAAGTTTGAAATGCTGCCTCATCTTTTACCAAAATAAATTCATCAATTAATTCTGTTTTAAGAATTTCCGGAACAAAACCTGCCCCAATACCCTGTATTTTATGGTCACCAGCCTTACCTCCGGAAAGTACAGGTGAATTAAAAGGTTCCACTCCTATAATTTTAATTGCTGGATTTTTTTCTTTTAAAAATTCAGCTGTTCCGGTTAAAGTACCCCCCGTACCTACACAGGCAATAAAAATATCAATTAAACCATTGGTATCTCGCCAAATTTCCGGACCAGTAGTTTTTTTATGAATCGCAGGATTAGCCGGATTTTGAAATTGCTGTGGAATAAATGCACCTACAATTTCCGCTGCTAATTCTTGGGCACGCTGAATAGCCCCAGCCATTCCTTTTTCCCCCGGAGTAAGCACTATTTCCGCCCCCAAAGCCGCCAACAATGCTCTTCTCTCTTGACTCATTGTTTCCGGCATGGTAAGAATTAAACGATACCCCTTTACAACCGCCGCCATAGCTAAACCAATA from Clostridia bacterium harbors:
- the cysK gene encoding cysteine synthase A gives rise to the protein MRIAEQLTDLIGNTPLLALNKYSQKNNLKNRLIAKLEYFNPAGSVKDRVGLALLEAAEARGEIKPRGVVIEPTSGNTGIGLAMAAVVKGYRLILTMPETMSQERRALLAALGAEIVLTPGEKGMAGAIQRAQELAAEIVGAFIPQQFQNPANPAIHKKTTGPEIWRDTNGLIDIFIACVGTGGTLTGTAEFLKEKNPAIKIIGVEPFNSPVLSGGKAGDHKIQGIGAGFVPEILKTELIDEFILVKDEAAFQTCRDLAQSEGLLVGISSGAAVHAALKVASRQENEGKLLVVLLPDGGERYLSSGLF
- a CDS encoding LemA family protein; protein product: MKAILLILALILLFIIFIYNRLITLRNAVKNNWARIDTQLQRRYDLIPNLIETVKGYTAHEKEVLESVTKARTAFLNADTIAATAEAENMLSGALKSLFAVSENYPDLKASQNFLMLQEELAGTENKISYARQSYNNAVMDYHVARQKFPANLIANLFNFKEAEFFTLKDETARKPVKVSF
- a CDS encoding M48 family metallopeptidase, translating into MRDYQLIEKNKKKTLGFIIFFCLLITILVFTISYLFSPESAYLLSGLALLLAFFGSFFSYYYSDQILLKMANAHPVNPNEDHYLHHTIEGVAIAAGLPVPKAYIIETDIPNAFATGRNPENAAIAVTRGLLQIMNREELEGVLAHEMAHIKNYDILFSSIAIILAGTIIYLAAFVRRSVFYGSSKQRQEKNNANPILIVLGLLTIIFAPLIAKIIQLAFSRSREYLADATAARLLGYPLGLASALEKLATNQKPKQASREGFANEATVGLFIINPFTRNFNTDSIFSTHPPLEQRIEILRKM
- a CDS encoding rhomboid family intramembrane serine protease, which encodes MIPLRDSTRSRTFPLVTISLILLNLYFFYQQASSTPQEMEQLILNYGFTPALLTEQIKNYSLWGFFHPPLLTAIFLHGSWFHLLSNMLYLWIFGDNIEDKLGHFRFLLFYLFTGIIANLIYYLTAINSPLPLVGASGAIAGILGAYFITFPRAKITTLFFVFIFVFLRQIPAVFFLFVWFVLQVINGIGTMNSPIAWWAHIGGFISGFILMPFLKKHRLF